The following are encoded together in the Blautia obeum ATCC 29174 genome:
- a CDS encoding transposon-transfer assisting family protein, producing the protein MMNLAMNFDTDECLVTAMFDKGNRNDTMEAIDNIIPFLKGDADMIGLVCNTIRKLFCMSDEGYEIFLMDLEDYKADLEDNYKK; encoded by the coding sequence ATGATGAATCTTGCAATGAACTTTGATACAGATGAATGCTTAGTGACCGCAATGTTTGATAAAGGCAACCGAAATGATACGATGGAAGCTATCGACAATATCATTCCATTTCTGAAAGGGGATGCGGATATGATCGGGCTTGTCTGCAATACCATAAGAAAGCTGTTCTGCATGAGTGATGAAGGCTATGAAATTTTTCTTATGGATCTGGAAGATTATAAAGCGGATTTGGAAGATAATTATAAAAAATAG
- a CDS encoding RNA polymerase sigma factor, with translation MDADFLLIHKMKNGDEEAIEVFVKKYYSTIRNYCRLHTYTDCDAEDITQATFEHFFRSFRSYHHLGKTANYLYVIARNLCRDSYKKKRDIVMEALPDKGENPIAVIENKIDIEESIKKLPEDLQEVVILHYFQDLKLKEVADIIGIGLPLVKYRIGKAKELLSVYLGDKK, from the coding sequence GTGGATGCAGATTTTCTTTTGATTCACAAAATGAAAAATGGTGATGAAGAAGCTATAGAGGTATTCGTAAAAAAATACTATTCAACTATACGGAATTATTGTCGATTACATACATACACAGACTGTGATGCAGAAGATATTACTCAAGCAACATTTGAACACTTTTTTCGATCATTTAGATCGTATCATCATTTGGGAAAGACTGCTAATTATTTGTATGTGATTGCTCGAAATTTATGTCGGGATAGTTATAAGAAAAAAAGAGATATTGTGATGGAAGCGTTACCAGATAAGGGGGAAAATCCAATTGCTGTAATTGAGAATAAAATAGATATAGAAGAATCAATAAAAAAACTTCCAGAAGATTTGCAGGAAGTAGTTATTCTACATTATTTTCAGGATTTGAAATTAAAAGAAGTAGCAGATATTATTGGCATAGGACTTCCTCTTGTAAAATATAGGATAGGAAAAGCAAAAGAATTGTTGAGTGTTTATCTGGGGGATAAGAAATGA